A region of Subtercola boreus DNA encodes the following proteins:
- a CDS encoding excalibur calcium-binding domain-containing protein, protein MGLVVLMPAGAQAVPVISASASEVGVISGIAGSDRLSGAETLVPGQSLVSSDGTKRFVMQGDGNAVVYKRNGSALWSTHGTAAGSSMTMQSDGNLVEYSPSGNAVWNSGTFNNPGAFVVIQNDGNLVIYRGGAAKWNSFAANAPIDPPKPVTSSTLASNAQLTRGMSIVNGSNSAVLQSDGNFVVYAQGRAPWSTKTNSGGKLVMQGDGNAVLYSTSGKAIWNSGTSGNAGARLVIQSDGNLVVYSTSNRALWNSVDASRPKPAPAPAPAPAPAPTPSVYYANCDAVRAAGAAPLYSWQPGYRPGLDGDSDGIACE, encoded by the coding sequence GTGGGCCTGGTCGTCCTGATGCCGGCCGGCGCGCAGGCAGTGCCGGTCATCTCGGCCTCTGCTTCGGAGGTCGGTGTGATCAGCGGCATCGCAGGCTCCGACCGTCTGTCGGGTGCCGAGACGCTTGTGCCGGGCCAGTCGTTAGTGTCGTCCGACGGAACCAAGCGGTTCGTCATGCAGGGTGACGGCAACGCGGTCGTCTACAAGAGGAACGGAAGCGCTCTCTGGTCCACCCACGGAACGGCCGCGGGAAGCAGCATGACGATGCAGAGCGACGGCAATCTGGTCGAGTATTCGCCCTCCGGGAACGCAGTCTGGAACTCAGGGACCTTCAACAATCCTGGCGCCTTCGTGGTCATCCAGAACGACGGCAACCTGGTGATCTACCGTGGTGGCGCCGCGAAGTGGAACAGTTTCGCTGCGAATGCGCCGATCGACCCACCCAAGCCGGTGACGAGTTCGACTCTCGCCAGCAACGCCCAATTGACCCGGGGAATGTCGATCGTGAACGGTTCGAACTCGGCCGTGTTGCAGAGCGATGGCAACTTCGTCGTCTATGCACAAGGACGCGCCCCGTGGAGCACCAAGACGAACAGCGGAGGCAAACTGGTGATGCAGGGCGACGGCAACGCCGTACTGTATTCGACCTCCGGCAAGGCGATCTGGAACTCCGGCACCAGCGGCAACGCCGGCGCGCGCCTCGTCATCCAGTCGGACGGCAACCTGGTCGTCTACAGCACGTCGAACCGTGCGCTCTGGAACAGCGTCGACGCGAGCCGTCCAAAGCCGGCACCGGCACCCGCTCCCGCACCGGCCCCAGCGCCCACGCCCAGCGTCTACTACGCCAACTGTGATGCGGTGAGGGCCGCCGGTGCAGCTCCGCTCTACAGCTGGCAGCCCGGGTACCGCCCAGGGCTTGACGGCGACAGCGACGGGATCGCCTGCGAATAG
- a CDS encoding MarR family winged helix-turn-helix transcriptional regulator, which yields MPDESYDQHDSVGAWAKQFHFASRALIEATLREHGLGPTQWYVLHQLVNEGATSQRELGVALKVERATMSGVVSTLVRKGLVVQVPDVADQRQRILSVTATGRELWAGLPDPVALTTAVSFDGADPADLAVARRVLKTATERLLAHMAAEDPET from the coding sequence GTGCCTGACGAATCGTACGACCAACACGACTCGGTGGGGGCCTGGGCGAAGCAGTTCCACTTCGCGTCCCGCGCCCTCATCGAGGCGACCCTGCGAGAGCACGGGCTCGGCCCCACCCAGTGGTACGTGCTGCATCAGCTCGTGAACGAGGGCGCGACGTCCCAGCGCGAACTCGGAGTCGCGTTGAAGGTCGAGCGCGCCACGATGAGCGGCGTCGTCTCGACCCTCGTGCGCAAAGGGCTGGTCGTGCAGGTTCCGGATGTCGCGGACCAGCGGCAGCGCATCCTGAGCGTCACGGCGACCGGCCGTGAACTGTGGGCCGGCCTACCGGATCCGGTCGCCCTGACGACCGCGGTGTCGTTCGACGGCGCCGACCCGGCCGACCTCGCCGTGGCCCGGCGCGTGCTGAAGACGGCGACGGAGCGCCTGCTCGCGCACATGGCGGCGGAGGATCCCGAGACTTGA
- a CDS encoding SDR family NAD(P)-dependent oxidoreductase, which produces MSTERIALITGANQGVGKQVARELVANGATVLVGSRDLARGEAAAAEIGEGATAIQLDVSDATSIAAAAASIGERFGRLDLLVNNAGISNTGGAGLTPEQNAARSKASTASLDEIRAVWDVNVFGVLAVYQAMLPLLRQSSDARIVNVSSGVGSLSSNADPSFPYRAIYGPVYPASKAAENAMTLAMMIELEDTGIKINLVSPGFTSTALNNFAGTESVEDGSREVVRVALLGPDGPTNTFTRWENETIPW; this is translated from the coding sequence ATGTCCACAGAACGCATCGCACTCATCACCGGCGCCAACCAGGGCGTCGGCAAGCAGGTCGCCAGAGAGCTCGTCGCCAACGGCGCGACCGTGCTGGTCGGATCCCGCGACCTCGCCCGCGGCGAGGCGGCCGCCGCCGAGATCGGCGAGGGCGCCACCGCCATCCAGCTCGACGTCAGCGACGCGACATCCATCGCCGCAGCCGCCGCCAGCATCGGTGAGCGGTTCGGCCGCCTCGACCTTCTCGTCAACAACGCCGGCATCTCGAACACCGGCGGCGCCGGCCTCACCCCGGAACAGAACGCGGCGCGGTCGAAGGCCAGCACGGCATCCCTCGACGAGATCCGCGCCGTCTGGGACGTGAACGTGTTCGGCGTGCTCGCCGTCTACCAGGCGATGCTCCCCCTGCTCCGCCAGTCGTCGGATGCACGGATCGTCAACGTCTCGAGCGGCGTCGGCTCCCTCAGCTCCAACGCCGACCCGAGCTTCCCCTACCGCGCGATCTACGGGCCGGTGTATCCCGCGTCCAAGGCGGCCGAGAACGCGATGACCCTGGCCATGATGATCGAACTCGAAGACACCGGCATCAAGATCAACCTGGTCTCCCCCGGCTTCACGAGCACGGCGCTCAACAACTTCGCCGGCACGGAATCGGTCGAAGACGGATCCCGCGAGGTGGTGCGCGTGGCACTCCTCGGCCCCGACGGACCCACGAACACCTTCACCCGCTGGGAGAACGAGACGATTCCGTGGTAA
- a CDS encoding ABC-F family ATP-binding cassette domain-containing protein has product MNDVTVSFDGRQVLREVFFRLEARDRVGLIGRNGSGKSTMLKLALEQVAPDGGTVTLDDGLKLGYFSQFSELDGTATITETLEGLFGDIHEIEDELASIDAAVAIAAVGTSDDDAKELDRLITRQAELFELMEHKGGWDYQRSIDRALTTLGFDEAHRTSPIDDLSGGWRNRAALAKIVLESPDVLLLDEPTNFLDVAGVEWLEAWFREFRGAAIIVSHDRTFLDAVVTRIVEVENFHLHEYPGNFDEYVVQKQFRLKTLEQQFVHESELLAFEAEGISDRREALKASKASNSTTGKNLGKQLAGIKKQRAPRPVDQIITEIYSGLHIKDVLCRVDQLGKSYGDKRLFEGLTLEIRRGNRIAVLGANGSGKSTLLRVLMGEERPDEGSVDWPKGVGVVSYNRMLAELDDDDTITHAVNALPDSLALTATRKSVGRFLAMFQFSEAELKQRIGTLSGGQRARVAMAQCLLSGASVLLLDEPTNHLDLSSTQVMERALLHFPGAVVVVSHDRFFTEKIATRYVEFGAAGSGVAELAVSAA; this is encoded by the coding sequence ATGAACGACGTCACCGTGAGCTTCGACGGGCGGCAGGTGCTGCGGGAGGTGTTCTTCCGCCTCGAGGCCCGCGACCGGGTCGGGCTCATCGGGCGGAACGGTTCGGGCAAGTCCACGATGCTGAAGCTCGCTCTCGAGCAGGTGGCTCCGGATGGCGGCACCGTCACCCTCGACGACGGGCTGAAGCTCGGGTACTTCTCGCAGTTCTCCGAGCTGGATGGCACCGCCACCATCACCGAGACGCTCGAGGGCCTCTTCGGCGACATCCATGAGATCGAAGACGAACTGGCGAGCATCGATGCGGCCGTCGCGATCGCCGCAGTGGGCACGAGCGATGACGACGCGAAGGAGCTCGACCGCCTCATCACCCGCCAGGCGGAGCTGTTCGAGCTGATGGAGCACAAGGGCGGCTGGGACTACCAGCGCAGCATCGACCGCGCCCTCACGACGCTCGGCTTCGACGAGGCCCACCGCACGAGCCCGATCGACGATCTCTCGGGCGGGTGGCGGAACCGGGCCGCGCTCGCGAAGATCGTGCTTGAGTCGCCCGATGTGCTGCTGCTGGATGAGCCCACCAACTTCCTCGATGTGGCGGGCGTCGAGTGGCTGGAGGCCTGGTTCCGCGAGTTCCGCGGTGCGGCGATCATCGTGTCGCACGACCGGACCTTCCTCGATGCGGTTGTGACGAGGATCGTGGAGGTCGAGAACTTCCACCTGCACGAGTACCCCGGCAATTTCGACGAGTACGTGGTGCAGAAGCAGTTCCGGTTGAAGACGCTCGAGCAGCAGTTCGTGCACGAGTCCGAGTTGCTCGCGTTCGAGGCCGAGGGCATCTCCGACCGGCGCGAGGCGCTGAAGGCGTCCAAGGCGTCGAACAGTACGACCGGCAAGAACCTCGGCAAGCAGCTCGCGGGCATCAAGAAGCAGCGCGCCCCGCGCCCGGTCGACCAGATCATCACCGAGATCTACAGCGGGCTGCACATCAAGGACGTGCTCTGCCGCGTCGACCAGCTCGGCAAGAGCTACGGCGACAAGCGCCTGTTCGAGGGGCTGACCCTCGAGATCAGGCGTGGCAACCGGATCGCGGTTCTCGGCGCGAACGGCAGCGGCAAGAGCACGCTCCTCCGCGTGCTGATGGGGGAGGAGCGCCCCGACGAGGGCAGCGTCGACTGGCCGAAAGGCGTGGGCGTCGTCTCGTACAACCGGATGCTCGCAGAGCTCGACGACGATGACACCATCACGCACGCGGTGAACGCCCTGCCCGACAGCCTCGCCCTGACGGCCACGCGCAAGTCGGTGGGGCGGTTCCTCGCGATGTTCCAGTTCTCGGAGGCTGAGCTGAAGCAGCGCATCGGAACCCTCTCCGGTGGACAGCGGGCCCGCGTTGCGATGGCCCAGTGCCTGCTGTCGGGCGCATCCGTTCTGCTGCTCGACGAGCCGACGAACCACCTCGACCTCTCGAGCACGCAGGTGATGGAGCGCGCGCTGCTGCACTTCCCCGGCGCGGTCGTCGTGGTCAGCCACGACCGGTTCTTCACCGAGAAGATCGCGACACGCTACGTCGAGTTCGGTGCAGCCGGCTCCGGCGTCGCCGAGCTGGCGGTCAGCGCCGCCTGA
- a CDS encoding FAD-binding oxidoreductase yields the protein MPELPGTSAPDAAGIPGRVARGDDGYEAAVRDPLFNRLVPDGRPEAVFHPQNETDLVAIVNGARATGEKLALRSGGHSWVAASVRDGGLLVDLGAFDSVSINTAARTATVGPAVRGGHLGSALVAEGLAFPVGHCGTPGVGGFLLGGGLGLNWGEWLPSCFSIRSMRVVLASGEIVRASATENADLFWLARGSGPGFPGIVTEFELQLRPLPRDIRLSSWTFDLAHVDAVTEWACRAIRQLPASVEVSLVLQGPERPGGPATVGGDPDAPTHVVGIVAISYTDTEAEAGRAFAAFEEAGVPPVAVSTAPDEAGAPPAAVPAAPDESGRRTVPPGIHPVEHLDRLSVAFDELHVGVDATYPEGHRYLADTFWSPRDLADLLPRLAETLRAAPSGKSYILSAMPGHGAGRTLLPEGEAAYGMHDTSLVVPYVIWDDPAADELNREWLNRVAALLEPLSSGHFLSEADLRHNPGRVAGSFRAGDWARIQRLTEQFDPTGVFHRYPLA from the coding sequence GTGCCAGAACTCCCCGGAACCTCTGCCCCCGACGCCGCCGGGATCCCCGGGCGGGTGGCGCGCGGCGACGACGGGTACGAGGCGGCGGTGCGCGATCCGCTGTTCAACCGGCTGGTGCCGGACGGCCGGCCCGAGGCTGTGTTCCACCCGCAGAACGAGACCGACCTCGTGGCGATCGTCAACGGTGCCCGCGCTACCGGCGAGAAGCTCGCGCTGCGGTCGGGCGGGCACAGCTGGGTCGCAGCGTCGGTGCGCGATGGAGGGCTGCTCGTCGACCTCGGCGCCTTCGACAGCGTCAGCATCAACACCGCGGCACGCACGGCCACGGTGGGGCCGGCGGTACGGGGCGGCCACCTGGGATCCGCGCTGGTCGCCGAGGGCCTCGCGTTCCCGGTCGGGCACTGCGGCACGCCGGGGGTGGGCGGATTCCTGCTCGGGGGCGGCCTCGGCCTCAACTGGGGGGAGTGGCTGCCGTCGTGCTTCTCGATCCGCAGTATGAGGGTCGTGCTGGCCTCCGGCGAGATCGTCAGAGCGTCAGCGACCGAGAACGCCGACCTGTTCTGGCTGGCGCGCGGCTCCGGCCCCGGCTTCCCGGGCATCGTGACCGAGTTCGAGCTGCAGTTGCGACCGCTGCCCCGCGACATCCGACTCTCCTCATGGACGTTCGACCTCGCCCACGTCGACGCCGTCACCGAGTGGGCGTGCCGCGCCATCCGCCAGCTGCCGGCGAGCGTCGAGGTCTCGCTGGTGCTGCAGGGGCCCGAACGGCCGGGCGGCCCCGCAACAGTGGGCGGCGATCCGGATGCTCCCACCCACGTCGTGGGTATCGTCGCGATCAGCTACACCGACACCGAGGCCGAGGCCGGGCGCGCGTTCGCCGCGTTCGAGGAAGCCGGAGTCCCGCCCGTGGCCGTGTCCACAGCACCAGACGAAGCCGGAGCCCCGCCCGCAGCCGTGCCCGCAGCGCCAGACGAGTCCGGGCGCCGAACCGTCCCCCCGGGCATCCACCCGGTCGAGCACCTCGACCGTCTCAGCGTGGCCTTCGACGAGTTGCACGTGGGTGTCGACGCGACCTACCCCGAAGGGCACCGGTACCTCGCCGACACGTTCTGGAGCCCGCGGGACCTCGCCGACCTGCTCCCGCGCCTCGCCGAGACACTGCGGGCTGCGCCGTCGGGGAAGTCGTACATCCTGTCGGCGATGCCCGGCCACGGCGCGGGTCGCACTCTGCTTCCCGAGGGCGAGGCGGCGTACGGGATGCACGACACGAGCCTGGTCGTTCCGTATGTGATCTGGGACGACCCGGCAGCGGATGAGCTGAACAGGGAGTGGCTGAACCGGGTCGCGGCTCTGCTCGAGCCGCTGAGCTCCGGCCACTTCCTGAGTGAGGCCGACCTGCGGCACAACCCCGGTCGCGTGGCGGGTTCGTTCCGGGCCGGGGACTGGGCGCGCATCCAGAGACTGACCGAGCAGTTCGACCCCACCGGCGTGTTCCACCGCTACCCCTTGGCATAG
- a CDS encoding LON peptidase substrate-binding domain-containing protein → MDDTLPVFPLGSVLFPFMPLQLRLFEERYLVMLSKVLESEPSEFGVVLIERGQEVGGGEQRFTVGTLAQIAQLEAPEGYVVLVAVGTRRFVIDEWMPDNPYPEARASLLPPLEWDESLAPLREEAEVVVRRVLTLAASLGEEEWPADLQLSEDPSAASWQLAGIAPVGPLDQIALLRSNSLKNLLTSVISMTRDVEETYRTLWPGDGEPDGAAGPAADDGL, encoded by the coding sequence ATGGACGACACCCTGCCGGTCTTTCCGCTCGGCTCCGTACTGTTCCCCTTCATGCCGCTGCAACTGCGGCTGTTCGAGGAGCGGTACCTCGTGATGCTCTCGAAAGTGCTCGAATCCGAGCCGTCGGAGTTCGGCGTGGTGCTCATCGAACGCGGCCAGGAGGTCGGCGGCGGCGAACAGCGCTTCACCGTGGGAACCCTCGCGCAGATCGCCCAGCTCGAAGCGCCGGAGGGCTACGTCGTGCTGGTCGCGGTCGGCACCCGGCGGTTCGTCATCGACGAATGGATGCCCGACAATCCCTATCCGGAGGCCCGGGCCTCCCTCCTCCCACCCCTCGAGTGGGACGAGTCGCTGGCGCCGCTCCGGGAGGAGGCGGAGGTCGTGGTGCGCCGGGTGCTGACGCTCGCCGCCTCCCTCGGTGAGGAGGAGTGGCCCGCCGACCTCCAGCTCTCGGAGGACCCGAGTGCGGCATCCTGGCAGCTCGCCGGCATCGCCCCCGTGGGGCCGCTCGACCAGATCGCACTGCTGCGATCGAACAGCCTGAAGAACCTTCTTACCTCGGTGATCTCGATGACCCGGGATGTGGAGGAGACGTACCGCACGCTCTGGCCGGGTGACGGCGAACCGGATGGCGCGGCGGGGCCGGCGGCGGACGACGGGCTCTAG
- a CDS encoding copper resistance CopC family protein, translated as MPTFTPESRRRAALSLVVGLVLAGVSVGAGVGVGTAAPAMAHDQVVSSSPESGETVTEPIKTVSITFSDDLLTAVGAVALMTVTDADDGHHESGCTTVDGDTLTTDVSLGEAGQYTVTYQIVSSDGHQTDGTYIFDWQPPMPTATSTALMSAPACGDTWAGSPQSATATETPTPSADAVEPGTLPANALPEPTMTILNSAPVGQTDQPALSVPLLIAAMIAIVAALGAVIVVVMRRLRRP; from the coding sequence GTGCCAACCTTCACCCCCGAATCGCGTCGCCGGGCAGCCCTCTCGCTCGTCGTGGGTCTTGTGCTCGCCGGGGTCAGCGTGGGTGCCGGAGTCGGTGTCGGAACCGCCGCTCCCGCGATGGCTCACGACCAGGTCGTCTCGTCGAGCCCCGAGTCCGGGGAGACGGTGACCGAGCCGATCAAGACGGTTTCGATCACGTTCAGCGATGACCTGCTGACCGCGGTCGGTGCCGTGGCGCTCATGACTGTCACCGATGCCGATGACGGCCATCACGAATCGGGCTGCACGACCGTCGACGGCGACACCCTGACGACTGACGTCTCCCTCGGCGAGGCCGGCCAGTACACGGTCACCTATCAGATCGTCTCCTCGGACGGTCATCAGACCGACGGAACCTACATCTTCGACTGGCAGCCCCCGATGCCGACCGCCACCAGTACGGCGCTGATGTCCGCCCCCGCCTGCGGCGACACCTGGGCGGGTTCGCCGCAGTCTGCGACAGCCACCGAGACGCCGACGCCCTCCGCGGACGCCGTGGAGCCCGGCACGCTGCCGGCGAACGCGCTGCCCGAACCGACGATGACGATTCTGAATTCCGCGCCGGTCGGTCAGACCGACCAGCCCGCGCTCTCGGTTCCGCTGCTCATCGCGGCGATGATCGCGATTGTGGCAGCCCTCGGAGCTGTCATCGTGGTGGTCATGCGACGGTTGCGCCGACCGTAG
- a CDS encoding glycine cleavage system aminomethyltransferase GcvT — protein sequence MTDSSDPNGPGSHGDLPPTLSSPDATLLDATAMPDGLVFSPLHEVHVAAGAGFTDFAGWQMPVRYSSDLAEHHAVRTSAGIFDLSHMAELRVEGPEAAAFLDFALAGRLSAIAIGQAKYSLLLTPDAGIVDDLVVYRRGENDFLVVANAGNHAAALDALRARTGGFAVAVSDESDDTALVAVQGPNARAIVKAVTGIRFGEPATAAAAAGTPATATATQDAATDAVPGANAETAPDDVSHPLDTLKYYWSVDAEYDGQGLFVARTGYTGEDGFELYVPVALAVSLWNDLVAAGESFGLVPAGLASRDTLRLEAGMPLYGHELGLDTKPAQAGLGRVPNLSKGDFVGRAALEADARPGSGADTARVLVGLVGEGKRAARAEYEIFAPAPSGTGTADAGYDGAGANGAPVGTVTSGVLSPTLGFPVAMAYVEPALAEPGTELTIDIRGKRLAFRVTTLPFYRRKRD from the coding sequence ATGACCGACAGTTCTGATCCGAACGGCCCGGGCTCGCACGGCGATCTCCCTCCCACCCTCTCCTCGCCCGACGCGACGCTGCTCGACGCGACTGCGATGCCCGACGGACTGGTGTTCTCGCCGCTCCACGAGGTTCATGTCGCGGCCGGCGCCGGGTTCACCGACTTCGCCGGCTGGCAGATGCCGGTGCGGTACTCCAGCGATCTCGCCGAACATCACGCCGTGCGCACCTCCGCCGGCATCTTCGACCTCTCCCACATGGCCGAGTTGCGGGTCGAGGGCCCCGAGGCTGCAGCCTTCCTCGACTTCGCCCTCGCGGGCAGGCTGTCGGCGATCGCGATCGGCCAGGCGAAGTACAGCCTGCTGCTGACGCCGGATGCTGGCATCGTCGACGACCTGGTCGTGTACCGCCGCGGCGAGAACGACTTCCTCGTGGTCGCGAACGCAGGCAACCACGCCGCGGCGCTCGACGCCCTCCGGGCACGCACGGGCGGTTTCGCGGTCGCGGTCAGCGACGAGAGCGACGACACGGCACTGGTCGCGGTGCAGGGCCCCAACGCCCGCGCGATCGTGAAGGCCGTCACGGGCATCCGCTTCGGTGAGCCTGCGACTGCGGCTGCGGCTGCGGGCACGCCTGCGACTGCGACTGCGACACAGGATGCCGCGACCGACGCAGTGCCGGGTGCCAACGCCGAGACCGCTCCGGATGACGTCTCCCACCCCCTCGACACCCTGAAGTACTACTGGTCGGTCGACGCAGAGTACGACGGGCAGGGCCTCTTCGTCGCCCGCACCGGTTACACAGGGGAGGACGGCTTCGAGCTCTACGTTCCGGTCGCCCTCGCGGTGTCGCTCTGGAACGACCTGGTCGCGGCCGGCGAATCGTTCGGTCTCGTGCCGGCCGGGCTCGCCTCGCGCGACACCCTGCGTCTGGAAGCGGGCATGCCGCTCTACGGCCACGAACTGGGTCTCGACACGAAGCCGGCCCAGGCGGGGCTCGGCCGGGTGCCGAACCTGTCCAAGGGCGACTTCGTCGGCCGTGCGGCGCTCGAGGCCGACGCCCGCCCGGGATCGGGTGCCGACACGGCCCGCGTTCTGGTCGGTCTCGTCGGGGAGGGCAAGCGCGCCGCACGGGCGGAGTACGAGATCTTCGCCCCCGCACCATCCGGAACCGGCACTGCGGACGCCGGCTATGACGGAGCCGGCGCCAACGGCGCCCCCGTCGGCACCGTCACCAGCGGCGTGCTCTCGCCCACCCTCGGCTTCCCCGTCGCCATGGCGTACGTCGAGCCGGCGCTGGCCGAGCCCGGTACCGAGCTCACCATCGACATCCGCGGCAAGCGTCTTGCCTTCCGCGTCACCACCCTGCCGTTCTACCGCCGAAAGAGAGACTAG
- the gcvH gene encoding glycine cleavage system protein GcvH has translation MTDFDQLHFTAEHEWVRLEPAADGAAPSATIGITAYAADKLGDVVYVDLPDEGVEIADGSVVGEIESTKSVGELFAPVNGTVLAKNSAVEDSPELVNSDPYGEGWLIRVAFTDLPELLSYTEYQALLGDEEASH, from the coding sequence GTGACTGACTTCGACCAGCTGCACTTCACCGCAGAGCACGAATGGGTTCGCCTCGAGCCCGCCGCCGACGGGGCCGCCCCGAGCGCCACGATCGGCATCACGGCCTATGCGGCCGACAAGCTCGGCGACGTGGTCTACGTCGACCTGCCCGACGAGGGCGTCGAGATCGCCGACGGTTCTGTGGTCGGCGAGATCGAGTCGACCAAGTCGGTCGGCGAGCTCTTCGCCCCGGTGAACGGAACCGTGCTCGCGAAGAACTCCGCTGTGGAGGATTCGCCCGAGCTCGTGAACAGTGACCCCTATGGCGAGGGCTGGCTCATCCGGGTCGCGTTCACCGACCTGCCCGAGCTGCTCAGCTACACCGAGTACCAGGCGCTGCTCGGCGACGAGGAGGCCTCTCACTGA